The Euleptes europaea isolate rEulEur1 chromosome 9, rEulEur1.hap1, whole genome shotgun sequence nucleotide sequence CTGTATGTGAGATCTTTTCATTCGATTCAAGTCTAAGGCCTTTCCACACAAATGGTTTACAATATTTACTGCTGTCAAAagctatgtttttgttttttatttccacACATTTTCCCCTCTGTTTGGTGTTGGAAACGTTTTCCATCATTTTTCCTCAGTTGCTTTCCCGAGCACTTTTACCatgatttttttctccatttctgaGCCAGCTGTCCTCCAGTGTACAGACTTCTTGAAACTGTTTTTATTTCTCCgccccaccaaacacccttccTTTATTCACACCCACTGATTTGCTCgtctcccctcccaccacccatTTCTCTccctaaatttttaaaaagttgtttgacAAGCTTAGCGATCTAACGCTGGATCAAATGGACGCATGAAGCAAGAATAACCCCCTTTTTGCATTCCCCTGGGCTATAAGTCTGCTAATCTGAACTTCTTGTTACATGCTGGGAAAGCCAGAAAGTTCAGAAAGTTGCTTGGTAAAACCctctgagcaaaacaaaaaatgaatttcccctctaatttATTTACGAGAAGACTGGCGATCTAATGCTGGATCGAATGTACACATAAATGTGAGAATAATTCCCCTGCTTCTGCATTCCCCCTTTCTGGACTGCATTGTTAAGTGGAGAGTTTTGCAAATTCCCAGGTAGAGGGAAAGCCACAAGTTGATTTTGGATACAGTTTGAGGCAACTTAGTTAGTGCATTTCAGGAAGAAGCGCCAGGCAAAGCACTGTTGCTGGGCTTGTTGATTTAAGTGGAGTTTTGCAAATTCCTAGACAGAGGGAGAACCACGAATCGATTTCAGGTGAAATTGACAAAGAAATTCTTAGATTTGCAGGTATGCCAGGGGAGCACTGATCAATTTCACCTCTCCAAAGAGCTCtgcgctgtggctcagtttggggcatccattttgagtgcaAACTTTTCCAAATGTATATAAAGGTGAATAAGACATGTCTTTTCCCATCTAATGGTAGTGCACATCAGCGTTAGAACTCGTGCACAACAAAAGAATCAGGGGAAAGTGGGGGAGCATCCTGTGTGATCATCCACGACGTCACAAATCACGTGACGCCCCCCTCCAGAAAACATTGTTTTGTGGGAAAACCAGTGCGGACAGGATAAAACTGATATAGGAGTTTAAAAACTACGTTGCAAAAGGAGGCATGCAGACGAAAATCATGGAATGCGATTCCAAGCCTCACAGATTGACCATGTGGAAAATCTGGGGTACGTGATGCATGCGGAAAAGGCCTAAATCAGCAAGATATCCTGATCTTGGATTCCATATAGCTTTATGTGTTTAATTAgttaaaatgtttatattgctACCAAAACAACAGACTGGCTATCTCAAACAGCAAACACATGTATTTTTGTATCAGAAAATATAATCCTATTATGGTTGTCCATCACCATTAGTTAATTCAGATAACTGAATCCCAACAGTTAGGCCCAATAGTCATCCTGATCAAGAGGAGCATCCTAGAGGCATGGATGAAAAGAATAAACAGGCCTTTTCAGCTAGTTGCATAGAAACATTCAAGCTATTTCTGTGATACTTGAGACATTCAAAAACTTCTCTTGGATTGTTGTACCTAAAAATATTGCAGCAATCGCCCAATACCCCATAAAATTTTTGTATAAATAAAAGTAACATACCACATTTTAGTCTTAACACTAGTTAAGAAATAACCTTTAAAGCTTGTGTCCAGTAAACCTGAACAATTCCATCATACATTTGAATCAGCATGACATTTCCAACTTGTTAAACAAGATCTTTAGAACAGATTCTTTAACTTTCTTAGGCCTGCTAGATTTTGTAATGTGCAGCAACAATCTTAGGCTCTGacatttctccttctcctcttcaatatttaaaaggtagaagaagagttggtttttatatgccgactttatcacttaaggaagaatcaaaccggcttaccatcatcttcccttcccctccccacaacagacaccctgtgaggtaggtggggctgagagagctctaagacagctgtgactagctcaaggacacccatctgtcttcatgtgtaggagtgaggaaaccaacccagttcaccagattaacatccgcaactcatgtggaggagactccaaaccacctctcttaactacttCACTACACTGGCTGTAGTGGAATATCCAATATAATAATGTAAGATCTgatatgtgtgtttttttccagttacattttatttttcttataaaaaATGTTACACCAACACTTCTAAAGACTTATGTGGGCAATGGTGGAAGATCCATCAGCACCCAAAGATTTAAGATCGTGGTATTAATTACAGTCTACAAGCTCGACCTCTTGGCCTGTTCCCAGGATAACTCAGCAAGTGCCTCAGGTGAGGGTTTCATGATTGCAGTCTGGCAAACCATCCATCCTGAAATTAATGCAATTGGAAAGCCGGGAAGACAGTCTTGCAATGCAAAGTTAAAAGGCCAATAGTAATGGCATGGTAGTGTAGCCTTCGGCCCGCTCTACTCTAAAAATGGTTCCTTGGTGTAATTAGCATTAAGCAGTTTAAACCACCTGTACATTTCTAGGAGAGGAGCAAAAGCACAGGCCTGCATATAAGTCACACGCTCTGAAGCTCTCTGCCTGGTTCTATGTATGCAAGACCAGAAGGCCTTGCTCAGTGATAATGTACTTTTTCCTTTGCTTGGAGAAAATGTTCAAGTTCCAAAACAGGCACCGGAaaaggactttgtgtgtgtgtgtaaagtgccgtcaagtcgcagccaacttatggcgaccccttttggggttttcatggcaaaagactaacagaggtggtttgccagtgccttcctctgcacagcaaccctggtattccttggtggttgcccatccaaatactaaccagagctgaccctgcttagcttctgagatctgacaagatcaggctagcctgggccatccaggtcagggcagaaaaggACCTTGGACCATATTAAAGCCTGGTTAAGATTGCATAAAAGGTTAGCCACAACACAAAACCTCAGTGAGTATTAGCACTTTATGAGCTAAAATAATCCATCAACATAGACTTGGGTCCAGAGGTACTTCTGCTCACATTTCCATTTATCGCTGCTGCTCTTCCAGTGGCAACCAGGCCATTCTGGAAAGTCCCAGGAAGCTTTCCTGAGAGTGCAACAGGAGAGAGGTGGTAGGAAAAGTTCTCTTACGCTAGCAAAATTGTGCTCACAGTTCTCTGGGTCAAAATAAAACACTTTTCCTGGAGACTGTGTCGTCATCCAGGACCATGGAAGTACCAAACCATTTCAGGATTGTCTTGGACATATCTTTATAGAATAATAGGATTCGgttttgcatttcaaaagcaAGAATCCACAGAGAATAAGTTGCCTGTTCAAAAACATGCATTCATCTTTCTCTTGCTAACATTGTGGGATTAAAAATGAGAAATGGATGTTTTTATGGAACCTGTATATAGATTATGCAGGCCAACACTATACATCTGTATTGGAAATACCACTGAGCTCactagggcttactcccaagtaaacagGCATAGCAGTGCTGCCTTGTGTGTCAGAAGGTCATGTTTATTTTAACAAGTTCTTTCCATTACACTTTTACCacgcccttcctccaaagagataAAGGCAATACACACCATTCTCCAttgcctcattttatcctcacaacaaccatgcgaGGTAGGTTAAGTTTAGAGTGGCATGGCTAAGCAGAATTGAACCTGGGtattcccagatcccagtctaatGACCATACCACACTAGTTGGAGTAAGGTCGGCATTCTTTACAGATGACAACTCTCTAACTTTACCAGTTACAGTGAAgtaaattacatttttatccatTCAAAACAAACATATTTGATAACCAAAGTATTTCATCCACAGATTTTATTGGGTAATGAACCTGTGACTACTAAATAGTGTTAATCTTGTCAATACATTTTAAAttacaggtgttttttttaaagcatttatatagTGCTAATTTTACAAATAAAACTTTTAATACCACATTGTCCAGCTTGTGTTTTCCAAGACATTCACAATAAATACATCCTTGAGAAAATACTTATAAGAAATtctatttttaacattttaatattttacacTGGCAATCTGTGAAATGTTTGTGCACTACCTAAATCACATCTGATCTCTGGCCTGTGAGACCCCAGACAACAGGTGAAACTCAGTATTAAAATTCTGCTGTGCATTCTTACACTATTACTGAGCTTTTAGTTCTACAAATCTTTTCTATTGAATCTGCCTGTAAAATCAGTCTGGTTATATTTTTGGTCCTTTTCAATCCTTACTTGCTGGCACAAGAAGTTCTGCGAGTGGACTGCTTCTTTCCTTATATACCTTTTTAAAGTTTCTGGGAAATACTGATTAATCTCATATTAtagtttgccattttaatgctccaGTATTTTAATACTAATTTATAAAATAATTCTCTTTATGATTAATGATACTAATTTTCATTTCAGTTACTTGTGGATAGTAaaagccccccccttttttttttaactgagtcaATGAGGAATAAAACTTAGGACACAATCCAGCCAGAGTTCAGCACAGTGAATTAAACTGGAGAAAGATAAATATTAAAATCAGTAAGacatgctggatgaccttgggccagtcacatgtctCTCAGAACCctttcagcccacgcggaggcaggcaatggcaaaccacgtctgtaacatctcttgccttgaaatccctacagggttgccataactcagctgtgacgtGATGGAACACACACAGTTCAAACTtcagcatgtttactcagaagtaagtgccaAAGGAATGGAAGCTTTAAAAGTGCTTTGGTTAGACTATGCCATGACCAGTAATTAGTTGTCCTCTACAATTCTCCTCCCAGTGCCTTATTCTACTTGTATCTACAGAACTTCTGCTCAGGTTAGAAGTATAGCTTTATGAACACCCAAGAGAATACTTTTGTTTGCAACATATTTTCAGCTAGGACCCATATGTTGTGATTCAAAACATTAATTTTACAACCGTATGAACTTTTAAAAGGGCAACTCACCCATTCACATAGTTTTGAATCCCATGACCACAAAACACATCTCTGGAAACCACACAAAGCAGGAGTTAATCGTGCTTCTCTATCCGGTGTTCTGTTCTTTAAAACTCCTTTCAGCTCGGACTAAAATCCGGAACGCTCTTTCCAGTTATAGACTGTTCAGTGTGGAGAGGGTAGGAAAAATACGGGGCTGATACCAAAAATCCAGAAGGCTGAGAGAGGTGGACCGAGTGGCCCATTTGTAAACAGCCAGTTGAATAAGGGGGAGGCGAAGAGGCCAGGATGCACCCCGATTCTGGTCTAGCGAAGGAAAACCTGCGGACGGAGCCCCCGGTAGAACTTGTGCTAGTTGCCGTACTGGATTGTCGCGAAGGAGTCCTTAAGTTTGTGGAGTTCAGGATCATTGGCAAAGTCTCCATCTGGTAGCTCTGGAGAGAGAATCGGATGGGCTGCTGTGAAGTTTGCTTAGGCCTGAGGCACGTACAGCAATAAACTGCGACCAGGGAGCCCACAAAAATGAAGGCAACGAATATCGATCCAACGATAAGAAATGGTACGTAGACTGGTtctgagaaaaggggggggggaatggcaaaaAGTCATAAAATTATGGGGGAGGAAACAAATTATTATGTATATTCCCTTCAGAATACAAGGATGAATTTGACAAAGATTATTATGTCATTAAAATGCATTAACACCAATTCACATAACTCATTTACACAGTTTAGATAAGATCCTCTGCTAATTTAGGAAGAAGATACTTTGGCTCATTACAAGCACAAATTCTTCTGCAATCGCTGAGGCTTAGCTGTGCCTGGTTAAGAGCTTTATGTCCTAGGTATAGAACAAAATTCCCTGTTGGTTAAATTTATTATCATACTTCTTTTCATTTTTACCATATGTTTGTACACTTCCATCAGTGTTTTACAGGGGGCCCGATGCAACCTAATTAGCCTACACGGAATTTCCTAAATTACCATTTTAAGACTATTATATCACAGATTGGGCCTCTATCATGCCATTTACCAGCAaaggatttttttcttgtttcttctttCCCCTAGTTTCCTCACTCTGTTTTTGTTGGGCAGGGGGTTATAATGAACCTGAGGAATATTTCTGTGGAACTCAAAAGTTTACCTCACTGTTTTGGGATTGTCGTTGGACCCAAGAAAATGTAACACATTActattccagttttttttttcttcccttatgCACCATTATGAAGTTGTTCCACACAATTGCCCTTTTGCTCTGCCTAAAGGATCCCTTTTTTACATCCAGCTGCAAATAGAACTAAAACTGCAgctcccccctaaaaaaaaattaataatgtgCTAcattctacattaaaaaaaattcctcaggCACAATCCTACTATATGTTTTTTCAGAAGTAACTTCCCATCAACAAATGTTCCTGCATTTCCCCTTTGTTCCTTTGCTTCCAGTCTAATTGATTGCTTCCTATTCTCTCCATTAATAACAATCATCTTTTGTTCCTTTCAGAGGAGTTTAAGTAGGGCTTTTCCTTTTACTTTACAGTAGACCAGTCACTGCTCATATTTTATTGTTTAAGACTGTAATAGTAGGATTAAACAAAAtaaccatttaaaaaacaaattaaaaccattACTGTGGAGACTTTAGAAAGCAAAACAGCACTTGAGCACCACAGAGAACCTGCAAACTACAGGAAAGAGCAGGTAGCAATCAACTCAGTGGAATGGTGAAGGGGTGAAATTTTAAAGGGTCAGTATCCCTGGGAAACATCACTAGTATTTTGACAGTCCCCATGAAACAACCTAGCAATTGCGTTCTAAGTTTAAATATTTATCAAAAAATCAAGTCTGAAAAAAAGATAACATGTAAAATACTAGAATGCAACAGGTTGATGATATCACCTGAATTCTCCTAAACTGAACAAATGACCTGTCTTATGTATcaagtagtatttttctttccagtgtcTTCATGGAGCACCAGGAggtgtttcgcggagcaccaagcgctccttggagcacagtttgggaaccactgctctagactaaGGCCAATCATTTATCAGCAAGACCTAGCCCACTTTGGGAGGTCGCAAGGCCCTCCCAAACACATCCCCAAGAGCTGTGATGTTCCTCTGCAGCCTTATGACCCCCTTTTACACAGTGTGAAAACAAGAGCGCTCAGAAATAAACTCCCTTTGCATTTAATGGCACTTTCTGCAGagaaagtgtgtttaggatttaCACCATCAGTTGATTGAAAGCATGCAAAGGGGTGACGGGACCAAACGACGGCCCATTTTTGCAGACCTGCTGAGTCTCCTGCTTGGCTAGTGAAGAAAGTGTTGTTTTAATAACTCGATATAGTGACAGCCGGGTCTGGCGTGGTCCCAAGGTCTTCGGGTGGGTCGGAATCATTTTTGCTTGaacgttttttttggggggttcccATCCTTAAATGGTCCCAGGCTAGCCACCATTAAATAAATTGTTACATCCTTTTTTGATGAAGACCACCCGGCTCCTGGTGGCTCTTACTGCTGAAACTCTAGATCGGCCAACTCCACCCCTCCCGTTTTCTGGAAAGGAGCAAAACATTTCGAAGGGAGCTGGTTAGCAGAAGGAACCGCGCTGCGTGTTGAGGAGTTCGCTTGCACGTGAGAATGCCATCCTAACCCGCGTTCTTGGGAATACGGGTCCCGTTCCAGATCGGAGCACTTCCTTTAGAATTAACCACGCGGAGAATTTCACAGCGTGGAAATGCCCAGCACTTTCTACCCCCCACCAGCAAATGAGCCGGGAAATGGCCGGCTGCGATTCTCCGCAAATCCCAAAAGCCTCGCCGGGACTAAACAGGCCCACGATCCGGCCGTACGTGTCGCGTGGCCCGGGAGATGCGGTGCCCAGAGTTTGCAATCCTGACTCGGAAGTCCATCCCCCTGAAACTCAGGTGTTTTGCAAACGGGACCAGGCGCCGGGGAAAGGAGCAGAAGAGCATCTGGTTGCAAAAGGGCCCCCGACTCCCTGGCCCCATAgacgaaacacacacacacacacacaccccaggcctggccatttatgcaggggaggttttgctttggatttgcccctctctagatgcacgttctCCCCATCCggatgctcaaaactctgcacgggcgGCTTATTGTGGGGTCTGGAgactttggaggggggaaacgcgcatccgaagagtggcaaatccaaggcagagcctcccctgcataaatggcctctggcttgcccccccccctctttcttctcGCTCAATCCCGTGTCGAGATGCACCCCTCcaaggcgaaaacgcacggtcgcttgagcctcctttcttccgtCTCGGCCAGGATCGGACGCAGGCGTTTTCCCcgaactgcgttcgatcctggctggatccgggaagaaaggaggctcaagcgaccgtgcgttttcgcccgaagCCCCCCTGAAACCAATGGGcggaaacgcacggtcgcttgagcctcctttcttcccggatccagccaggatcgaacgcacggacgttcttccctgtttcagccaggatcgaatgcaggaacgttcttggatcgaacgcacgaacgttcttccctgttccagccaggatcctggattctggctggatcctggctggaacagggaagaaaggaggctcaagcgaccgcgcgtttcCGCCCGATGCCATTTCTGCAGGGGAGGTTTGGCCTCGGGCTCGCCCCTCTCTAGacgcaccttccccccccccccccggaatgctccaaactctgcatggggggcttcttGCGCTGCGAGTCTCCGGGCGGGGGAAGcgggcatctggagagcggccagCGCCAGGCCAAACCTCCCCTGCAGGGATGGCCCCGGCGGGGCCGTTCCGACGGGACCCACCGCGCCCGGGACGGCCTGGCCTCGCgcacccccgcccgcccgcccgcccgcccctgcGGGGTCCACTCACGGGCGctggccggcggcggcgggggctcgGTCCCGTCGGGGCAGGCGCCTTGCTGGAGGCGCGCCCGGGCGGCGGCGCAGCAGTAGCGCAGGGCGCACGAGCCGCAGCAGATGGTGGCGTCGGGGGCGTCGAAGCGCTCCGGGCACGGGAAGCCCTCGTGGCGCCGGCCGCGCGCGTCCAGCCAGCCGTGGCAGTActcgcccccgccgccgccccccgccgcccccgcccccgccaggCAGCAGCAGCCCAGCAGCACGCCGCGCAGCCACGACGCCCCCATGGCCCAGCCGGACCCCCGCCCCGCAGACCCCCGCTCCGGCCGCAGGCGAGCC carries:
- the SHISA3 gene encoding protein shisa-3 homolog, with amino-acid sequence MGASWLRGVLLGCCCLAGAGAAGGGGGGEYCHGWLDARGRRHEGFPCPERFDAPDATICCGSCALRYCCAAARARLQQGACPDGTEPPPPPASAQPVYVPFLIVGSIFVAFIFVGSLVAVYCCTCLRPKQTSQQPIRFSLQSYQMETLPMILNSTNLRTPSRQSSTATSTSSTGGSVRRFSFARPESGCILASSPPPYSTGCLQMGHSVHLSQPSGFLVSAPYFSYPLHTEQSITGKSVPDFSPS